AGATGCCGACGGGGCAACGGCTGCCGTAACCCGATACTGATTGAGCGGGTCTAAGAAAATTTCGGTAAAAGGGAATAATTCGGGTTTGGCGGCTTCGTGCAAGCCTTGTTTTTTTGCTGCACCAAAGGCAAACATCAGGTGTTTACAAGTTCCCAGCTTATTTACCTGATAATCAGGGCATGAACAGTAGCCAATTTCTTTGTCAAAATCGCGGAAAGTGATGCGGTAGGTTTTGTTCTTTTCGTTGCGGAGCAGGTGCTCACCAAACGGATTGGCGGCCAACTCTAAGTGATACTGCGCTTGCTGTGCCTTTTCTTTGCGTTCTGCCAACACGCGTTTAGCCATGCCTTCATGGGTATAGCGAATCCCCTTATTGGCAGCAGTTGTTACCGATTGTCGGCGGCTCATCAGGTCAATGGCTGCCATCAAAGCAGCAATGGCAGGCGCATCCCAGCCTTTTACCTGATTGTCAGCCTGTTTGTGAACTTTGTCCTCATGGATGCTGATTTTTACCTCTGTATCCTGAAAAGTATCTTTTACTAACCAGTGAAAAGTTTGTTCCGACTGCGATAGCAGTTGCACAGCACCATTGGCAAACAGACTGTGCCCCTGACGGAACGTCCATTCGGAAACATTGTTTTTGATGTGATGAAGAAATGCTCTTGCGGTTTCAAGCATATGAAAGAAGCCAATTGACCGCAAAAGGTAACAAAAAAACGCTTCTTACGGAAGAATATGCAGCTCGATACCGCGGTCGCGTGCACCCGAATTAGGGATAACGGCTGTGCTTAAACGATTGGCTGCTACGCCTCTTTGTGTAAGATAGGCCTGCACAATTGCTGCGCGTTTCTCACCCATTCGCGCGTTCCCGTCCGGGCATCTGATTTGTATTTGCAGCGTACCGTTTTCCAGCAAAAATGCACCGACTTTGTCCAGCACGGGTTTTGAAGAGGCGCTGAGGTTGCCTTGTCCGTCAAACTCTATGGAAGGAATCTGCCAGTCTGTGCCGTTGGCAATCGGTTGCAGCGCTATGGCATATTCATTTTTGCCGATTTGTTCGCCTAATTGCCAGTGCGAAAGAAAGCCGCGCGCCATCACTTCTATAAAATAGCTGTTCACAGGCTTGTCTAAGTAGAAATTAAACCTGCCGTTGGCATCGGTAGAGGTGAACTTGACCGTTTTTGAGGTTTCAATGTCTATCAATTTAATGGTAGCCCGAAGCGGCTGTTTGCGTGTCGCATCTTTTACGTTGCCGTTAATGGCAAATACAACGGCGGGGGCTTCCCCCGTATTTTCGGTGATTGGTTCAGCAACTACTTCCATGCTGCCTTCTATCTGCATACTGAAGTTGCGCTGAATGGTTTTGCTGCTACTTGCATCTATGCTGCTGATTCTGAAAATTTCCTGATACTGTATTTTGCTTTGCTGCCATATGCGCAGTTGTATATCGGTTTCTATGGGTACTTCAACCCTGTAATTCCCGTTTGCATCGGTTTTTGTTTGTATGGTTTTGCCTTGAAACACGAACTGAATTTGTGAGGCTGCAAGTGCTTCGCCTCGCTTCCCTAATATTTTGCCGGTCAGCAGCGGTTTTGAAAGCGGGAAAAACTGATAAATATCGTCGCCGCCCACCCCGCCGGAGCGGTTAGAGACAAAGAAACCTTTGTCGCCGTAAATTTGCAGCCAGTAGTCATCGCCCGTGGAACTGATAGGGAAGCCGACATTTTCAGGCAGGCTCCAGCGTTTTTTCACAGGGTCGTATTGCGTTTTGAAAATGTCAAACCCGCCGATGCTGTTCCAACCTTTGGAGCTGAAATACAGGGTTTTAGTATCGCTTGCAAAAAAGGGCGTGTATTCGTCGCGTGTGCTGTTGATTTCTAAAATGGCGGTAGGCGCACTCCATATACCATCGGTTTGGAGTTCTGTGTAGAACAAATCCAAACTGCTTGTTTCGGGGTTAAAAGCAGAAAAAATCAGTTTGCGGCTTTGGTCATACAGCGTAGCGGCCAATGGACGACTGGCTTCTTTAAATTTTACGCTCAGCTCGCGTGCAACTTGCCAACCTGCCGCAGAGGGTTGCATAAGCCAGAGTTTCCCGCCTTTCAGTGCCAGCATTGCGCGTTCGCTGTCTATCCACTGCAAAGCCGTAAAGTTGTTTTGCTCGAGATTCTCTTCCGAGACCCGCTTCCAACGCGCATCGGGTTGTTTTTGTGCCAAAAACCATCCTTCTTTTTCTGCGGAAGTTTTTGCAGGCGCACTGTTGCCTTTACCTTTTCGGATGAACCACAGCCGCTGTGTACCAATATAGCTGATGGGAATACTTTCATTGGCAATTGTATTGATGCCTTGGGCATTTTCTACGGTAAATGCGGCAGGTTTTTGCATCAAATCCGTTGCATAGCCAAGCAAGGTAAGCAGGTTGGCAGCCTCTTTGGCAAATTTTTTACTGCCGCGTTCAGCAAGGTAGGCGTTAATGGATGCTTTGCTCTCCTCAAACCGATGGTTCATGTAGCCTGCCCTGCCTAACCAGTAGAAATAATCATCTAAAAATGCGGCTTGTGCTTTGGGGATAAGTTTGAGGTAATCGTAGGCGGTGCCGCCTTGTTGCAGTTGTAGATAGCACAAAGCGGCATAATACAAAGCCTGCTCGTCTTGTCGGTTTTCAGCCAATATTCCTTCCAGAAGAAGGACGGCATCGGCATACTTTTTTGCCTTGTAGGCTTTCATAGCTTCTTCAAACGGGTACACCTTGGCAGGCTGTTGCGCGTGTAAAGCGCCTACAGTTGCTAACAAAGCAATAACCGAATAGCATAACCGATAAATGGTTGCCAATATCAGCCGCCTGCTTTTTTTACCTTGTAGCCTTCTTTGAGAAGCCATTCGTAGATTTTTTCTCTGAAATCGCCTTGAATAATAATAATACCGTCTTTGGTGCTGCCTCCCACGCCGCATTTGGTTTTGAGTTGTTTGCCCAGTGTTTCCAAGTCCGAGGAACTCCCGACAAACCCTTCCACAATGGTGGCAATTTTGCCTGCTCTTTTGCGGTCTAATAACAGTTTAAGTTGCTGTTGTCCGGGTGCCAGCGTTTCCGGCTCGGCAGGGTCGTTTTCCTGATAAACAAAATCAGGGTCGGTGCTGTAAACAACGCCGGAGCGGTTTTTATGTGATTTGGCCATGATTAACGTAAATCAACCTCGGTTACTTTGGGATATTGCGACTTATCAAAGTTGAAAAAACTGTCTGCCACTACAATGTCTGGCTGAAATTTGTTGATGCTGTAAAGCGAACGCCGCCCGTTTTTTTCAAAAATCTGCCAACTTTTCAGGTCGCGGGTACGCTTGTTAATGGTCAGCCTGATTTTGAAGTAGTTAAGGTTTTTATCGTCAGGAGTCAGGTCAATAACATCAAACACTTCATTGTTTTCCTTCTTTTCCTCCATATAGTTGTACTTAAAACCTTTTTTGTACATGTTGTAAACCTCGGCAGGATTAATATCGCCGCTGTCGGGGTCATATTCGGTAATGGTTACTTCATTGTCTTCCTTAGAATATGTCCAAACTGTGGTTTGATTATTATAAACCTCCTGATTACCCAATTTAAGGCGAAATTTTGCCCCCTTGACCGTAATGGTTCCGGTAAACGTTTCGTCTAATTTCTCCTGAGGGCTGCGTAAATTATAACTGAACTCTGCGCGAAAGGCGCTCATCTTCTTATAACGCTCACTCATGGCGTTTAAAATGGCTTCTGCCTTAGGGTCGCGGGTATTTTGGGCTGCCGCAAAAT
This is a stretch of genomic DNA from Rhodoflexus caldus. It encodes these proteins:
- a CDS encoding translation initiation factor, producing MAKSHKNRSGVVYSTDPDFVYQENDPAEPETLAPGQQQLKLLLDRKRAGKIATIVEGFVGSSSDLETLGKQLKTKCGVGGSTKDGIIIIQGDFREKIYEWLLKEGYKVKKAGG
- a CDS encoding LolA family protein, encoding MKQIFASLLITLFAYIHFAAAQNTRDPKAEAILNAMSERYKKMSAFRAEFSYNLRSPQEKLDETFTGTITVKGAKFRLKLGNQEVYNNQTTVWTYSKEDNEVTITEYDPDSGDINPAEVYNMYKKGFKYNYMEEKKENNEVFDVIDLTPDDKNLNYFKIRLTINKRTRDLKSWQIFEKNGRRSLYSINKFQPDIVVADSFFNFDKSQYPKVTEVDLR